The region GTCGCTGTCCGCACGGAGTCGGTCCGCCCCGACGGCACCGCCCGGAATCAACAGGGCGTCGTAGTCGGCGGTGGAAACTTCCGAAAACGTTCGTTCGACCTCGTAGGTGCCGCCCTCGTCGAGGTCGTTGTTGACGGTCCGAACCTCGCCGGTTTCGGCACCGACGACATCCACGGTCGCGCCCGCATCGGCAACCGCCTGCTGTGGCTCGGTGAATTCGACCTCCTCGGTTCCGGCCTGTGCGATGAAAATCGCCACGTTCGTGTCGGTGAGTGTGTCTGCCATCGTTCTCCGTCGAGCATAGCGCATCGGTATCCCTAAAGACGACGGCGTACGGCAACCGTCCCAACCGGTTGGGACGGCAAATAGAGAGGGACACGAACCGGAATATCTACGTTACCGTCCGGTTCACGGAGTCGGGAACGGCGAACGCGAGAGGCTCATCGGACTGAGAACACTCACGAGCGCCAGCGATCTCCCGACAGGGGTACGG is a window of Haladaptatus paucihalophilus DX253 DNA encoding:
- a CDS encoding type 1 glutamine amidotransferase domain-containing protein, yielding MADTLTDTNVAIFIAQAGTEEVEFTEPQQAVADAGATVDVVGAETGEVRTVNNDLDEGGTYEVERTFSEVSTADYDALLIPGGAVGADRLRADSDAVQLIRNVFDAGKPIGVICHGPWTLVEADVVEGRTLTSYPSLRTDIRNAGGEWVDEEVGVDEGLVTSRNPDDLPAFCDKVVGEFEEGRHERN